The following proteins are co-located in the Streptococcus anginosus genome:
- a CDS encoding serine hydrolase domain-containing protein, with protein sequence MSSSKMLSKVGEQIAQQIYPGASLALYTRGEWQEYYLGESNPERGEKTQAGLVYDLASVSKVVGVGTILAVLFHEEKLDLDAPLTQYYPAFHDNSVTVGQLATHTSGLDPFIPNRDALNAVELKEALNHLKVLDNKHFRYTDVNFLLLGFMVEEIFHSSLSDIFERKIFQPWGMKETAFGPVAQAVPTVRGVKAGVVHDPKAHVLGRHAGSAGLFSTVRDLELFLEHYLQDDFVATLTKNFSKEIGKTRSLAWDLDKEWLQHTGYTGTFIMFNRLQQKAVIFLSNRTYEKDERAQWILDRNELMDLIKQNL encoded by the coding sequence ATGAGTTCAAGCAAGATGCTCTCAAAAGTCGGAGAACAGATAGCACAACAAATCTATCCTGGAGCTAGCTTAGCTTTGTATACTCGTGGAGAGTGGCAAGAATATTATCTTGGTGAGAGCAATCCTGAGCGAGGTGAGAAGACTCAAGCAGGACTGGTCTATGACTTAGCGAGTGTCAGTAAGGTTGTGGGTGTCGGAACGATTTTGGCTGTTCTATTCCATGAGGAAAAACTAGATTTAGATGCACCGCTAACACAATATTATCCCGCTTTTCATGACAATTCTGTCACGGTAGGTCAGTTGGCTACTCACACATCAGGGCTAGATCCCTTTATCCCCAATCGAGATGCACTCAATGCGGTCGAATTGAAAGAGGCGCTAAATCATTTGAAAGTGCTTGATAACAAGCATTTTCGTTATACTGATGTAAATTTTTTGTTGCTGGGTTTTATGGTAGAAGAAATTTTTCATTCTTCTTTGAGTGACATTTTTGAGCGGAAAATTTTTCAGCCTTGGGGTATGAAAGAAACAGCGTTTGGACCTGTTGCGCAAGCGGTGCCAACGGTTCGCGGTGTAAAGGCGGGAGTTGTACATGACCCCAAAGCGCATGTGTTGGGCAGACATGCTGGTAGTGCAGGCTTGTTTTCTACAGTTCGGGATTTGGAGCTCTTTTTGGAGCATTATTTACAGGATGACTTTGTAGCAACTTTGACAAAAAATTTCTCAAAGGAGATTGGAAAAACACGCAGTCTTGCTTGGGATTTAGACAAAGAGTGGTTGCAGCACACAGGCTATACTGGAACGTTTATTATGTTTAATCGTTTACAGCAGAAAGCGGTCATCTTCCTTTCCAACCGAACGTATGAGAAAGACGAACGTGCGCAGTGGATTTTAGACCGCAATGAGCTCATGGATTTGATTAAACAAAATCTGTAA
- a CDS encoding CppA N-terminal domain-containing protein has translation MCSTNKIVNTIPVLKINNRKNNLAFYCQTLGMKNLLEEGAFVSLGDQTKVEKLQLEESPSMRTRKVVGTKKLAKIVIKVADSREIEALLARGSKVDYLYQGDNGYAFEATSPEGDTFLLHSEEDWTTLQRVMIAPAFAPLEDFVGLSQFTIEQIHINAPDKEKAVTFYQEWLGNQSILTFSPASGPDLLTESTQTWDLAMIKFTVEQFDVEALRDLFQGRENFIPKSGKFFLTKDESQIEVWIEAV, from the coding sequence ATGTGTTCGACAAATAAAATTGTAAATACGATACCAGTATTAAAAATCAATAATCGAAAAAACAATCTTGCCTTTTATTGTCAAACTTTAGGAATGAAAAATTTGCTAGAGGAAGGAGCTTTTGTCAGCCTTGGAGATCAGACAAAAGTTGAAAAATTGCAGCTAGAGGAGTCGCCCAGTATGCGCACTCGCAAAGTTGTTGGGACTAAGAAATTAGCGAAAATTGTTATTAAAGTAGCCGATTCACGAGAAATTGAAGCACTTTTAGCGCGTGGCAGCAAAGTTGATTATCTTTACCAAGGTGATAATGGCTATGCTTTTGAAGCAACTTCGCCGGAAGGAGATACGTTTTTACTGCATAGCGAGGAAGATTGGACAACCTTGCAGAGAGTGATGATTGCACCAGCATTTGCGCCACTAGAGGATTTTGTTGGGCTCAGTCAATTTACTATAGAGCAGATTCATATCAATGCTCCAGATAAGGAAAAAGCAGTCACTTTTTATCAGGAATGGCTAGGAAATCAGTCTATTCTAACATTCTCACCAGCAAGCGGACCAGATTTGCTGACGGAGAGTACTCAAACTTGGGATTTGGCAATGATTAAATTTACAGTTGAGCAATTCGATGTGGAAGCATTGCGTGATTTATTTCAAGGAAGAGAAAATTTTATACCTAAATCGGGCAAATTTTTCCTGACCAAAGATGAGAGCCAAATTGAAGTTTGGATTGAAGCAGTATGA
- a CDS encoding membrane protein, with amino-acid sequence MELDKLSGRRTLLFGILAILFGVIIIANGLDFTKFALDLLVIYFLFVGVINLFFRFLVKKNRISLGSALLHVLVGLVVGFLNRASNLPVNIVIIILGCYQLCTAAIYVITYLLYRQNKLKGGFHYLFDTLLYGGIGLTTVFSPSTDGRMQFLIVGIYLILLGFSNVRDGLMFNTDVEKKQLRRRIRINMPIIIAAFFPAEQLNRFNRFLQGEKRKPQKVYSSVRGEEKPVDLEVLIHTSDQNLFGMIGHVDICYQGKVISYGSYDVFSERLFGTIGDGVLFKVDKDAYIDLCKEESKKTLFGYGLSLTDEQKLAVEKRLAEIDELLEVWDPPADLKDGKHTYAYKLKHELNTRLYKFKTSRFKTYFILSTNCCLLADSIIGQAGTAILDMRGIIAPGTYQSYLQYEFESANELVVAQNIYQ; translated from the coding sequence ATGGAATTAGATAAACTAAGTGGGAGACGGACTCTATTGTTCGGTATTTTGGCGATTCTTTTTGGCGTTATTATTATTGCAAACGGTCTTGATTTTACAAAATTTGCCCTAGATTTATTGGTCATTTACTTTTTATTTGTCGGAGTTATCAATCTTTTTTTCCGTTTCTTAGTGAAGAAAAATCGCATCAGTCTTGGTTCTGCTCTCCTCCATGTTTTGGTGGGGCTAGTTGTTGGCTTTCTTAACCGTGCCAGCAATCTGCCAGTCAATATTGTCATTATTATATTGGGCTGTTATCAGCTGTGTACAGCGGCAATCTATGTTATTACATATCTTCTTTATCGGCAGAATAAGTTAAAAGGTGGTTTTCATTATCTTTTTGATACCTTGCTTTATGGCGGGATTGGACTGACAACTGTCTTTTCTCCTAGCACGGACGGTAGGATGCAATTTTTGATTGTTGGTATTTATCTGATATTACTGGGGTTTTCTAACGTTCGAGACGGTCTTATGTTCAACACCGATGTGGAGAAAAAACAACTTCGACGCCGTATTCGGATTAACATGCCTATCATTATCGCTGCCTTTTTTCCAGCAGAGCAACTGAATCGCTTTAATCGTTTTTTACAAGGTGAGAAAAGAAAACCGCAAAAGGTTTATAGTAGTGTCCGAGGCGAGGAAAAGCCCGTTGACTTAGAGGTGCTGATCCATACGTCAGACCAGAATCTTTTTGGGATGATTGGGCATGTTGATATTTGCTATCAAGGAAAAGTTATTTCTTATGGCAGTTATGATGTTTTTTCAGAGCGTTTATTCGGCACGATTGGAGATGGTGTCTTGTTTAAAGTAGATAAAGACGCTTATATTGACTTGTGCAAAGAAGAAAGCAAAAAAACCTTGTTTGGTTATGGGCTATCTTTGACAGACGAGCAAAAGCTAGCTGTGGAGAAACGATTGGCTGAGATTGATGAGTTGTTGGAAGTGTGGGATCCACCAGCGGATTTGAAAGATGGTAAGCACACGTATGCTTATAAATTGAAGCATGAGTTGAATACTCGTTTATATAAGTTTAAAACAAGTCGTTTTAAGACTTATTTTATCCTGTCTACTAATTGTTGTCTGCTAGCCGATAGCATTATCGGACAGGCTGGAACAGCCATTTTAGATATGCGTGGGATTATTGCGCCGGGAACTTATCAGTCTTACCTTCAATATGAATTTGAGTCGGCAAATGAGCTAGTAGTGGCACAAAATATTTATCAGTAA
- the gla gene encoding aquaglyceroporin Gla, which translates to MDVTWTVKYITEFLGTAILIILGNGAVANVELKGTKGHQSGWLVIAVGYGMGVMIPALMFGNVSGNHINPAFTLGLAISGYFPWAQVAPYIIAQLLGAIFGQALVVASHRPYYLQTTNPNAILGSFSTIVNTDDGSKKSHAASMINGFVNEFIGSFILFFAAMAMTKNYFGAEVVKYAATRGVDATQIQGKVAIGSHINAGLAVAHLALGFLVMALVTSLGGPTGPGLNPARDLGPRILHFLLPKSVLGEHKGDSKWWYAWVPVVSPILAGIAAVALYKMIYG; encoded by the coding sequence ATGGATGTCACATGGACTGTGAAATATATCACAGAATTTCTTGGAACGGCAATTCTCATTATTTTGGGGAACGGGGCTGTTGCCAACGTTGAATTAAAGGGAACAAAGGGTCATCAAAGTGGCTGGTTGGTGATTGCAGTTGGTTATGGTATGGGGGTTATGATTCCTGCTCTTATGTTTGGAAATGTATCAGGGAATCATATCAATCCTGCATTCACACTAGGACTTGCGATTAGCGGATACTTCCCTTGGGCACAAGTTGCGCCTTACATTATTGCACAATTATTGGGAGCGATATTTGGACAAGCGTTAGTAGTAGCAAGTCACCGCCCTTACTATTTGCAAACAACAAATCCTAATGCGATTTTGGGTTCATTCTCAACTATTGTAAATACGGATGACGGAAGCAAGAAATCACATGCTGCTTCTATGATAAATGGTTTTGTCAATGAATTTATTGGTTCATTTATCTTGTTCTTTGCAGCAATGGCCATGACCAAAAACTATTTTGGTGCAGAAGTTGTTAAATATGCTGCTACTCGTGGAGTGGATGCTACTCAAATCCAAGGAAAAGTTGCAATTGGTTCTCACATCAATGCCGGACTTGCTGTTGCCCACTTAGCACTTGGTTTCCTTGTCATGGCATTGGTAACGTCACTTGGTGGTCCTACAGGTCCAGGTTTGAACCCTGCACGTGACTTAGGCCCACGTATTCTTCATTTCCTTCTTCCAAAATCAGTTCTTGGTGAGCATAAAGGAGATTCAAAATGGTGGTATGCTTGGGTGCCAGTCGTATCTCCAATTCTTGCCGGTATTGCTGCAGTAGCACTTTACAAGATGATTTATGGGTAA
- a CDS encoding Xaa-Pro dipeptidyl-peptidase translates to MRYNQYSYTPETNKKMLAEMESIGFSFHPEYSDKENLETFVRRTFFNYKNTDYALKSLVANSNTDLLSFFTSKQELTAEIFYTIAFQLLEFVPFVDFDDVETFRKDINFPITYGNLLKNLYQLLNTRTKNGNLLIDKLVSDGLIPEDNTYHYFNGKSLATFTSHNAIREVVYVESRVDTDEDGLPDLIKVSIIRPHFDGQIPAVMTASPYHQGTNDKASDKALYNMNVNLVKKEAGKITVHDSEVCLVEPQGQAVLVEQAEETLGHIGTYTLNDYLLPRGFANLYVSGVGTKDSEGLMTSGDYYQIEAYKNVIDWLNGRCRAFTDHTRQREIKATWSNGKVATTGISYLGTLSNGLATTGVDGLEVIIAEAGISSWYNYYRENGLVTSPGGYPGEDFDSLTELTYSRNLLAGERLRHNAEYQKNLKTLKANLERETGDYNQFWHDRNYLIHAHKVKAEVVFTHGSQDWNVKPLNVYNMFHALPQNIKKHLFFHNGAHVYMNNWQSIDFRESMNALLSKKLLGYNFHFELPTVIWQDNSQAQSWLSLKNFGNQEHYTHFNLGSTTQDIQNAYSETDYKRFSKTYQTFKNELFDGKVNQVTVDFTLEKDLFLNGPAKLNLRLKSSTDKGLISAQLLDLGQAKRLTPIPGVLAPKVMDNGRYYMLDHLMELPFKETPHRVVTKGFLNLQNRNNLLTVEEVTPDQWLEFSFELQPTIYKMKIGDTLRLALYTTDFEHTVRDNTDYHLTIDLANSSLDVPDMVK, encoded by the coding sequence ATGCGCTATAATCAGTATAGTTATACACCAGAAACAAACAAAAAAATGCTGGCTGAAATGGAAAGCATTGGATTTTCTTTCCACCCAGAGTATTCTGATAAAGAAAATTTAGAGACTTTTGTACGTAGAACTTTTTTTAATTATAAAAATACAGACTATGCTTTAAAGTCTTTGGTTGCCAATTCAAATACAGACTTACTCAGCTTTTTTACGTCCAAGCAAGAATTGACAGCAGAGATTTTTTATACGATTGCTTTTCAATTACTGGAATTTGTGCCCTTTGTTGACTTTGATGATGTAGAAACATTCCGCAAGGACATAAACTTTCCCATTACCTATGGAAATCTACTCAAAAATCTCTATCAATTGCTCAACACACGCACCAAAAACGGCAATCTCTTGATTGATAAACTAGTGAGCGACGGCTTGATCCCTGAAGACAATACCTACCACTATTTCAATGGTAAAAGTCTTGCGACCTTTACTAGCCATAATGCTATCCGCGAAGTGGTCTATGTGGAATCGCGCGTGGATACCGACGAAGATGGGCTGCCTGATTTGATTAAGGTCAGCATCATTCGTCCTCATTTTGATGGACAAATTCCTGCTGTCATGACTGCTAGCCCTTATCACCAAGGAACCAACGACAAAGCCAGCGACAAAGCACTTTATAACATGAATGTGAATTTGGTTAAAAAAGAGGCCGGAAAAATCACCGTCCATGACTCTGAAGTTTGCTTGGTTGAACCACAAGGTCAAGCAGTATTGGTGGAGCAAGCAGAAGAAACACTCGGTCATATCGGTACTTACACGCTCAATGATTATTTACTTCCACGCGGTTTTGCTAATCTATATGTATCAGGTGTGGGAACAAAGGACTCTGAGGGGCTTATGACGAGCGGAGATTATTATCAAATTGAAGCCTATAAAAACGTTATTGATTGGCTCAATGGTCGTTGCCGTGCTTTCACAGACCATACCAGACAACGAGAAATCAAAGCCACTTGGTCCAATGGAAAGGTTGCTACGACAGGAATCTCTTACCTCGGAACTCTGTCAAATGGGCTAGCTACAACTGGCGTAGATGGTCTTGAGGTCATTATTGCTGAAGCTGGAATTTCTTCTTGGTACAATTACTATCGTGAAAATGGCTTAGTGACGAGCCCCGGTGGCTATCCCGGTGAAGATTTTGACTCTTTGACAGAATTAACTTACTCACGCAATCTTCTAGCGGGCGAACGTCTTCGTCACAATGCCGAGTATCAAAAGAACCTCAAAACATTAAAAGCAAACTTGGAGCGCGAAACGGGGGATTATAATCAATTTTGGCATGACCGCAACTATCTGATTCACGCACACAAAGTCAAAGCCGAAGTCGTCTTCACTCATGGCTCCCAAGACTGGAATGTCAAGCCGCTCAATGTTTACAACATGTTCCACGCCCTGCCACAAAACATCAAAAAGCATTTGTTTTTCCACAATGGCGCTCACGTTTACATGAACAATTGGCAATCCATTGACTTTCGTGAATCTATGAATGCACTTCTCAGCAAGAAACTGCTGGGCTACAATTTCCACTTTGAATTGCCAACTGTGATCTGGCAAGACAATAGTCAAGCACAAAGCTGGTTGTCACTAAAGAATTTCGGCAATCAAGAGCACTACACTCATTTCAATCTAGGTAGTACTACTCAAGATATTCAAAATGCTTACTCTGAGACGGACTACAAGCGTTTCAGCAAGACCTATCAAACCTTCAAAAATGAACTCTTTGACGGAAAAGTCAATCAAGTAACTGTTGACTTCACCTTAGAAAAAGACCTTTTCCTTAACGGTCCCGCTAAGCTCAATCTGCGCCTAAAATCCAGTACCGATAAAGGCTTGATTTCTGCACAGCTATTAGATCTTGGGCAAGCTAAACGCCTCACCCCAATTCCTGGCGTCCTTGCACCAAAAGTCATGGACAACGGGCGTTACTACATGCTAGATCATTTAATGGAATTGCCTTTCAAAGAGACACCGCATCGCGTTGTGACAAAAGGATTTCTCAATCTGCAAAACCGCAATAATCTGCTAACCGTCGAAGAAGTCACACCAGACCAATGGTTGGAATTTTCTTTTGAATTGCAGCCAACCATTTACAAAATGAAAATAGGCGATACACTTCGCCTC